The Vitis riparia cultivar Riparia Gloire de Montpellier isolate 1030 chromosome 3, EGFV_Vit.rip_1.0, whole genome shotgun sequence genome includes a region encoding these proteins:
- the LOC117911341 gene encoding pentatricopeptide repeat-containing protein At2g17210 isoform X2, with the protein MRFPTTPLAPKLPNWNLGIKDSTNRKWWDSWEACSRYHQMKKAGAQLTDPTLVHSILKACSSLPVRHGKSIHASLLKQGFDSLTSTGNSIMDFYMKTGALDSALFVFDSMRSRDSVSWNIMIHGHLSRGASHKGLWWFRQARVIAFEPNVSTLVLAIHACRSLGAMEEGLKMHGYIIRSGFLDIPSVQNSLLSMYADTDMERAEELFDEMCERDVISWSVMIGGYVQTGEAQMALQLFLEMASNASIELDGITMVSVLKACANTGDISMGRSVHGVVICRGLDYDLFVGNSIIDMYSKCDDHESAFKAFNEMPCRNTVSWNSIISGLVRTEKHSEALSLFYSMGKAGFRADEVTLVNLLQSWFNHCGKPDEAIALFQEMNQGQEKPNGVTILSLLEAFSVSADLKRSKWAHGIAIRRGLAAEVAVGTAILDMYAKCGEIGLSRKAFDQIPEKNIVSWGAMIAACGMNGLACDALALLTEMKLHGLKPNAVTTLSVLSACSHGGLVEEGLSFFENMVQDHGVEPGLEHYSCMVDMLGRAGKLNSAMNLIEKMPERMRDGAGLWGALLSACRSSGNSRLGAGAASRVLELEPQSSAGYFLASSMYAASGLWADAARMRWLVKVRGVRVVAGYSLVHVEDKAWRFVAGDESHPRAGEIWGVVEQLHDCMKIAERNESDCS; encoded by the exons ATGCGTTTCCCAACCACGCCTTTAGCTCCAAAACTCCCAAACTGGAACTTGGGAATCAAAGATTCAACTAATCGCAAATGGTGGGACTCGTGGGAAGCCTGTTCTCGCTACCACCAAATGAAGAAAGCTGGAGCTCAGCTTACAGACCCTACATTGGTCCACTCCATCCTCAAGGCCTGTTCAAGCCTCCCCGTTCGGCACGGAAAATCCATCCATGCCTCTTTGCTCAAGCAGGGATTTGATTCCCTCACCTCCACTGGAAACTCCATCATGGACTTTTACATGAAAACCGGTGCCTTGGATTCTGCATTGTTTGTTTTTGATTCCATGAGGAGCCGTGATTCAGTTTCTTGGAATATAATGATCCATGGACATCTCAGTCGGGGTGCTTCTCATAAAGGCCTGTGGTGGTTTAGGCAAGCAAGAGTTATTGCATTTGAACCCAATGTTTCCACCTTGGTGCTTGCGATTCATGCTTGTCGCAGTCTTGGAGCCATGGAGGAAGGACTTAAAATGCATGGCTACATAATTCGAAGCGGGTTTTTGGATATTCCTTCTGTGCAGAACTCTCTGTTGAGCATGTATGCAGACACTGACATGGAGCGTGCTGAGGaattgtttgatgaaatgtGTGAGAGGGATGTTATCTCTTGGAGTGTGATGATTGGGGGTTATGTGCAGACTGGGGAAGCTCAAATGGCTTTGCAGTTGTTCCTGGAGATGGCATCTAATGCCAGCATTGAACTGGATGGAATAACAATGGTGAGTGTCCTAAAAGCCTGCGCCAACACTGGTGACATTAGCATGGGAAGGTCGGTCCATGGGGTTGTCATCTGTAGAGGTTTGGATTATGATTTGTTTGTTGGGAATTCCATAATTGATATGTACTCCAAGTGTGATGACCATGAATCAGCCTTTAAAGCTTTCAATGAGATGCCCTGCAGGAACACTGTTTCATGGAATTCGATCATATCTGGACTGGTTCGTACTGAGAAGCATTCAGAAGCTCTGTCACTGTTTTATTCAATGGGGAAGGCAGGGTTCAGGGCAGATGAGGTGACTCTTGTGAATCTTCTTCAATCCT GGTTTAACCACTGTGGCAAGCCTGATGAAGCAATAGCTCTCTTCCAAGAGATGAACCAGGGACAAGAGAAGCCTAATGGGGTTACCATTTTAAGTCTTCTTGAGGCTTTCTCAGTTTCAGCTGATCTAAAAAGGTCAAAATGGGCACATGGGATAGCGATTAGAAGAGGCTTGGCAGCAGAAGTAGCAGTTGGAACTGCAATCCTGGATATGTATGCAAAGTGTGGGGAAATAGGATTGTCAAGGAAGGCATTTGATCAAATACCCGAAAAGAATATTGTGTCATGGGGAGCCATGATAGCAGCCTGTGGCATGAATGGCCTAGCGTGTGATGCCCTAGCTCTGCTGACTGAAATGAAGCTGCATGGTTTGAAGCCCAATGCAGTGACGACCCTGTCAGTGTTATCTGCATGTAGCCATGGAGGACTGGTTGAAGAGGGGCTCTCCTTTTTCGAAAACATGGTTCAAGACCATGGAGTTGAGCCTGGACTTGAACACTACTCATGCATGGTTGACATGTTGGGCCGTGCAGGAAAGCTCAACTCTGCAATGAATTTGATCGAGAAGATGCCTGAAAGGATGAGAGATGGTGCAGGCCTTTGGGGGGCACTATTGAGCGCTTGCAGAAGTAGTGGAAACAGCAGGCTTGGAGCAGGAGCTGCTTCTCGTGTGCTCGAGCTCGAGCCTCAGAGCTCAGCAGGCTATTTTCTGGCATCAAGCATGTATGCTGCAAGCGGCTTATGGGCAGATGCAGCAAGGATGAGATGGTTGGTGAAGGTGAGAGGGGTCAGGGTTGTGGCTGGTTACAGCTTGGTACATGTTGAAGATAAGGCATGGAGATTTGTTGCTGGAGATGAGTCCCACCCAAGGGCTGGCGAGATATGGGGTGTTGTTGAGCAGTTGCATGACTGCATGAAGATTGCTGAGAGGAATGAGAGTGACTGCAGTTGA
- the LOC117911341 gene encoding pentatricopeptide repeat-containing protein At2g17210 isoform X1, whose translation MRFPTTPLAPKLPNWNLGIKDSTNRKWWDSWEACSRYHQMKKAGAQLTDPTLVHSILKACSSLPVRHGKSIHASLLKQGFDSLTSTGNSIMDFYMKTGALDSALFVFDSMRSRDSVSWNIMIHGHLSRGASHKGLWWFRQARVIAFEPNVSTLVLAIHACRSLGAMEEGLKMHGYIIRSGFLDIPSVQNSLLSMYADTDMERAEELFDEMCERDVISWSVMIGGYVQTGEAQMALQLFLEMASNASIELDGITMVSVLKACANTGDISMGRSVHGVVICRGLDYDLFVGNSIIDMYSKCDDHESAFKAFNEMPCRNTVSWNSIISGLVRTEKHSEALSLFYSMGKAGFRADEVTLVNLLQSCKYFVDPFQCKFIHSIVIRWGYELNELVINSLIDAYSKCDLIELAWKLFDRLKTKDTVSWSTMIAGFNHCGKPDEAIALFQEMNQGQEKPNGVTILSLLEAFSVSADLKRSKWAHGIAIRRGLAAEVAVGTAILDMYAKCGEIGLSRKAFDQIPEKNIVSWGAMIAACGMNGLACDALALLTEMKLHGLKPNAVTTLSVLSACSHGGLVEEGLSFFENMVQDHGVEPGLEHYSCMVDMLGRAGKLNSAMNLIEKMPERMRDGAGLWGALLSACRSSGNSRLGAGAASRVLELEPQSSAGYFLASSMYAASGLWADAARMRWLVKVRGVRVVAGYSLVHVEDKAWRFVAGDESHPRAGEIWGVVEQLHDCMKIAERNESDCS comes from the coding sequence ATGCGTTTCCCAACCACGCCTTTAGCTCCAAAACTCCCAAACTGGAACTTGGGAATCAAAGATTCAACTAATCGCAAATGGTGGGACTCGTGGGAAGCCTGTTCTCGCTACCACCAAATGAAGAAAGCTGGAGCTCAGCTTACAGACCCTACATTGGTCCACTCCATCCTCAAGGCCTGTTCAAGCCTCCCCGTTCGGCACGGAAAATCCATCCATGCCTCTTTGCTCAAGCAGGGATTTGATTCCCTCACCTCCACTGGAAACTCCATCATGGACTTTTACATGAAAACCGGTGCCTTGGATTCTGCATTGTTTGTTTTTGATTCCATGAGGAGCCGTGATTCAGTTTCTTGGAATATAATGATCCATGGACATCTCAGTCGGGGTGCTTCTCATAAAGGCCTGTGGTGGTTTAGGCAAGCAAGAGTTATTGCATTTGAACCCAATGTTTCCACCTTGGTGCTTGCGATTCATGCTTGTCGCAGTCTTGGAGCCATGGAGGAAGGACTTAAAATGCATGGCTACATAATTCGAAGCGGGTTTTTGGATATTCCTTCTGTGCAGAACTCTCTGTTGAGCATGTATGCAGACACTGACATGGAGCGTGCTGAGGaattgtttgatgaaatgtGTGAGAGGGATGTTATCTCTTGGAGTGTGATGATTGGGGGTTATGTGCAGACTGGGGAAGCTCAAATGGCTTTGCAGTTGTTCCTGGAGATGGCATCTAATGCCAGCATTGAACTGGATGGAATAACAATGGTGAGTGTCCTAAAAGCCTGCGCCAACACTGGTGACATTAGCATGGGAAGGTCGGTCCATGGGGTTGTCATCTGTAGAGGTTTGGATTATGATTTGTTTGTTGGGAATTCCATAATTGATATGTACTCCAAGTGTGATGACCATGAATCAGCCTTTAAAGCTTTCAATGAGATGCCCTGCAGGAACACTGTTTCATGGAATTCGATCATATCTGGACTGGTTCGTACTGAGAAGCATTCAGAAGCTCTGTCACTGTTTTATTCAATGGGGAAGGCAGGGTTCAGGGCAGATGAGGTGACTCTTGTGAATCTTCTTCAATCCTGTAAGTACTTTGTAGATCCATTTCAGTGCAAATTCATCCATTCTATAGTAATCCGGTGGGGCTATGAATTAAACGAGTTGGTGATAAATTCGTTGATTGATGCTTATTCGAAGTGTGATCTCATTGAGCTTGCATGGAAACTGTTTGATCGGTTGAAGACAAAGGACACGGTCTCATGGAGCACGATGATAGCAGGGTTTAACCACTGTGGCAAGCCTGATGAAGCAATAGCTCTCTTCCAAGAGATGAACCAGGGACAAGAGAAGCCTAATGGGGTTACCATTTTAAGTCTTCTTGAGGCTTTCTCAGTTTCAGCTGATCTAAAAAGGTCAAAATGGGCACATGGGATAGCGATTAGAAGAGGCTTGGCAGCAGAAGTAGCAGTTGGAACTGCAATCCTGGATATGTATGCAAAGTGTGGGGAAATAGGATTGTCAAGGAAGGCATTTGATCAAATACCCGAAAAGAATATTGTGTCATGGGGAGCCATGATAGCAGCCTGTGGCATGAATGGCCTAGCGTGTGATGCCCTAGCTCTGCTGACTGAAATGAAGCTGCATGGTTTGAAGCCCAATGCAGTGACGACCCTGTCAGTGTTATCTGCATGTAGCCATGGAGGACTGGTTGAAGAGGGGCTCTCCTTTTTCGAAAACATGGTTCAAGACCATGGAGTTGAGCCTGGACTTGAACACTACTCATGCATGGTTGACATGTTGGGCCGTGCAGGAAAGCTCAACTCTGCAATGAATTTGATCGAGAAGATGCCTGAAAGGATGAGAGATGGTGCAGGCCTTTGGGGGGCACTATTGAGCGCTTGCAGAAGTAGTGGAAACAGCAGGCTTGGAGCAGGAGCTGCTTCTCGTGTGCTCGAGCTCGAGCCTCAGAGCTCAGCAGGCTATTTTCTGGCATCAAGCATGTATGCTGCAAGCGGCTTATGGGCAGATGCAGCAAGGATGAGATGGTTGGTGAAGGTGAGAGGGGTCAGGGTTGTGGCTGGTTACAGCTTGGTACATGTTGAAGATAAGGCATGGAGATTTGTTGCTGGAGATGAGTCCCACCCAAGGGCTGGCGAGATATGGGGTGTTGTTGAGCAGTTGCATGACTGCATGAAGATTGCTGAGAGGAATGAGAGTGACTGCAGTTGA